Sequence from the Thermithiobacillus tepidarius DSM 3134 genome:
GCCGCGGAATGCTTTAGGTTTCCGCGCACGGAACACGACCTTCAAATCGAGATGGAGACCATGCCATGCAGGGCGACAAAAAAATAATTGCCTATCTCAATCAGGTGCTCACTAACGAGCTCACTGCCATCAACCAGTACTTCATGCACTACAAGATGTGCGACAACTGGGGCTTCAAGCAGCTCGCGGAGGTCAACCGCAAGGAAAGCATCGAGGAGATGAAGCACGCCGAGGACCTAATGGACCGCATCCTCTTCCTCGAGGGCCTGCCCAACCTGCAAGACCTGCACAAGATCAACGTCGGCGAAACGGTAGAAGAGCAGCTCAGGCTGGACCTGGATCTGGAGATGCAAGCCGCGCCCCTGCTCCGCGAGGCCATCGAATACTGCCGCACCCAGCACGACGAAGTCAGCAAGGCCCTGCTCCAGGACATTCTGGATGCCGAGGAGGAGCACATCGACTGGCTGGAAACGCAGCTCGAGCTGATCGACAAGGTGGGCATCCAGAACTATCTGCAGTCGCAGATGGGATAGTTGGAAGAGACGGGCCGCCAGGCCCGTCTTTCGTGTGCAGCGTCATTGCCCTGACCACCGAGAAGCAGGGCTGTCTTTCCCGCTTGCGGGCCGCGCCCGGCGCGGCCCCAGCCATCCTACCCGTGCATGCGCAGCATGCCGATGGTCACGCCTCCCACCAGAATCAGCAGAATCTGCTGCACCGTCGAGGTCAGCGCCGTCTCGCGATGCATGCC
This genomic interval carries:
- the bfr gene encoding bacterioferritin, with amino-acid sequence MQGDKKIIAYLNQVLTNELTAINQYFMHYKMCDNWGFKQLAEVNRKESIEEMKHAEDLMDRILFLEGLPNLQDLHKINVGETVEEQLRLDLDLEMQAAPLLREAIEYCRTQHDEVSKALLQDILDAEEEHIDWLETQLELIDKVGIQNYLQSQMG